In one Rhodoflexus caldus genomic region, the following are encoded:
- a CDS encoding Dam family site-specific DNA-(adenine-N6)-methyltransferase: protein MEQFENYYPNELRKGIIKNYVEPFLGGGAVFFLIAQRYKIQNAYLSDLNKDLILTYQVIQQRPHDLLDFLEQYQKDYDQTELEKRNDLFLAVRKHFNSQRFEINYKKISDNWIPRAAQFIFLNKTCFNGLFRLNSKGEFNVPYGKYKTATIFDEPNILAVSKVLQNAEIRQADYSDCFEKVNENTFVYFDPPYRPISQTASFTTYTGTEFTDKEQLQLARFFQKLDREKGAKLMLSNSDPKNENPEDDFFEKAFSGYNIFRVSASRAVNCNGDKRGKINELIITNYPYEPQTLAINF, encoded by the coding sequence TTGGAACAGTTTGAAAATTACTATCCTAACGAACTTAGAAAAGGTATTATCAAAAATTATGTTGAGCCTTTTCTGGGTGGCGGCGCCGTGTTCTTTTTAATTGCACAACGCTACAAAATTCAAAATGCTTACCTTTCCGACCTCAACAAAGATTTAATTTTAACTTACCAAGTCATTCAGCAGCGCCCGCATGATTTACTTGATTTTTTGGAACAATACCAAAAAGATTATGACCAAACCGAACTGGAAAAGCGAAACGATTTATTTTTAGCGGTACGCAAACATTTTAATTCACAACGATTTGAAATTAACTATAAAAAAATTTCTGATAATTGGATTCCGCGAGCTGCCCAATTTATCTTTTTAAATAAAACATGTTTCAATGGACTTTTTCGCCTGAACTCAAAAGGTGAATTTAATGTGCCTTACGGAAAATATAAAACTGCAACAATTTTTGATGAACCGAATATTTTGGCGGTTTCAAAAGTATTGCAAAATGCTGAAATCAGACAAGCAGATTATTCCGATTGTTTTGAAAAAGTAAATGAAAATACTTTTGTTTACTTTGACCCGCCGTACAGACCTATTAGCCAAACGGCAAGTTTTACAACGTACACAGGCACGGAATTTACCGATAAAGAACAGTTACAATTAGCCCGATTTTTTCAAAAGTTAGACCGAGAAAAAGGCGCAAAATTGATGCTTTCCAATTCAGACCCCAAAAATGAAAATCCCGAAGATGATTTTTTTGAAAAAGCCTTTTCAGGATATAATATTTTCAGGGTTTCCGCAAGCAGAGCCGTAAACTGTAACGGTGATAAACGAGGAAAAATCAACGAATTAATTATTACCAATTATCCGTATGAACCACAAACCTTGGCAATCAATTTTTGA
- a CDS encoding crotonase/enoyl-CoA hydratase family protein, with product MYTRFHLHIADYIAEVVISRPDKANALDRTAWDEMRTIFTELSQRNDVRAVILRGEGKHFCSGIDISLLGGIQQQMQGVSTDEGRRREQLRRLVLDLQACVNAVEQCEKPVLAAIHGGCIGGGVDIACAADMRYCTESTAFCIREIDMGMVADLGTLQRMPKLIAPGIVAELAYMGRNMSGAEAAANGFANRCFASEEEMLAGVREIARQIAAKSPLSIRGTKEMLRYTRDHSTADALNYIATWNAAMLLSADLQEAMTAQMQKRKPLFE from the coding sequence ATGTACACACGTTTTCATTTACATATTGCCGATTATATCGCCGAAGTGGTGATTAGCCGCCCCGACAAAGCCAATGCACTTGACCGCACAGCTTGGGACGAAATGCGCACCATTTTTACCGAACTTTCTCAGCGCAACGATGTGCGTGCGGTCATCCTGCGCGGTGAAGGTAAGCATTTTTGTTCGGGTATTGACATTAGTTTGCTGGGCGGCATTCAGCAACAAATGCAGGGCGTAAGCACCGACGAAGGTCGCCGCCGCGAACAGTTGCGCCGCTTAGTGCTTGATTTACAGGCATGTGTAAATGCCGTTGAGCAATGCGAAAAGCCCGTGCTGGCTGCCATCCACGGCGGTTGCATCGGCGGCGGTGTGGATATTGCCTGCGCTGCCGACATGCGTTATTGCACCGAATCAACTGCGTTTTGCATCCGCGAAATAGACATGGGCATGGTGGCAGACTTGGGAACACTGCAACGAATGCCCAAACTGATTGCACCGGGCATTGTTGCCGAACTTGCCTATATGGGCAGAAACATGTCGGGGGCAGAGGCAGCTGCCAACGGTTTTGCCAACCGCTGTTTTGCTTCGGAAGAGGAAATGCTGGCAGGCGTGCGCGAAATTGCCCGACAGATTGCCGCCAAGTCGCCGTTGAGCATTCGCGGCACGAAGGAAATGCTGCGCTACACCCGCGACCACAGCACCGCCGACGCACTGAACTACATCGCCACATGGAACGCCGCCATGCTGCTATCCGCTGATTTACAGGAAGCTATGACGGCACAAATGCAAAAAAGAAAGCCGTTGTTTGAGTAG
- the rpe gene encoding ribulose-phosphate 3-epimerase — translation MPLIAPSVLSADFANLQRDVEMLNSSRADWLHIDIMDGVFVPNLSFGLPVCHAIKRHAEKPMDVHLMIVQPERYLEAFRDAGAAVLTVHYEACTHLHRTIGQIKELGCKAGVAINPHTSVHLLGDILPDIDLVCLMSVNPGFGGQKFIENSYRKVQQLRQMADALNPKLHIEVDGGVNSQNAPLLVAAGADVLVAGNFVFSSPDPLQTIADLKNIE, via the coding sequence ATGCCTTTAATTGCCCCCTCAGTACTTTCTGCCGATTTTGCCAACTTGCAACGCGATGTGGAAATGCTCAACAGTAGCCGCGCCGATTGGTTGCATATAGACATCATGGACGGCGTTTTTGTGCCGAATTTGTCTTTTGGTCTGCCCGTTTGCCATGCCATCAAACGCCATGCGGAAAAGCCGATGGATGTGCACCTGATGATTGTTCAACCCGAACGCTACTTGGAAGCCTTCCGCGATGCAGGCGCTGCCGTGCTGACGGTGCATTACGAAGCCTGTACGCATTTGCACCGCACCATCGGGCAAATTAAAGAGTTGGGTTGCAAGGCTGGCGTTGCCATCAATCCGCATACTTCCGTTCATTTGTTGGGCGACATTTTGCCGGATATTGATTTGGTTTGCCTCATGTCGGTCAACCCGGGTTTTGGCGGGCAAAAATTCATTGAAAACAGCTATCGCAAGGTGCAGCAACTGCGCCAAATGGCAGATGCGCTCAATCCTAAGTTGCATATAGAAGTAGATGGCGGCGTAAACAGCCAAAACGCGCCGTTGTTGGTGGCGGCAGGCGCGGATGTGCTGGTGGCAGGCAATTTCGTATTCAGCTCACCCGACCCGCTGCAAACCATCGCCGACTTGAAAAATATTGAATAA
- a CDS encoding CvpA family protein — translation MLLLASLLAERFSVLDIVVLFIVGWGGYKGFQKGFFVELLSLFTFILLLFLVFWSISATFQLSADRIGFAPPKAGAFITFVLLYVLIALGVSWFDKTVKNKLDLEIFEGFDSFVGLIFGVIKYALGLSIGLELVVSAGITSRNELINNTVTYPYLNGLFNYMLDIGRALAPSVAELVQNIRYLLR, via the coding sequence ATGCTTTTACTTGCCAGCCTGCTTGCCGAACGATTTTCAGTGCTCGATATTGTCGTGCTGTTTATTGTGGGCTGGGGTGGCTACAAGGGCTTTCAGAAAGGTTTTTTTGTGGAGTTACTGTCGTTGTTTACGTTTATTCTGCTGCTGTTTCTCGTATTCTGGAGTATTTCTGCAACTTTTCAACTCAGTGCAGACCGCATCGGATTTGCCCCGCCTAAGGCTGGTGCATTTATTACTTTTGTCTTGTTATATGTGCTGATTGCACTCGGGGTCAGTTGGTTCGACAAAACAGTCAAAAACAAGTTAGACCTTGAAATTTTTGAAGGGTTTGACAGTTTTGTCGGTCTGATTTTCGGTGTTATTAAATACGCGCTCGGTCTCAGTATCGGTTTGGAGTTGGTGGTGAGTGCGGGTATTACCAGCCGCAACGAATTGATAAATAACACCGTTACCTACCCTTATTTGAACGGACTGTTCAATTACATGCTCGACATTGGCAGAGCGCTTGCGCCTTCGGTAGCCGAATTGGTGCAAAATATCCGATATTTGCTGCGCTAA
- a CDS encoding GatB/YqeY domain-containing protein, whose translation MSLKKRIEEDIKNAMKAQDKDKLRALRAIKSLILLAETAEGRSGELTPEEELKLLVKAAKQRKDSAEIYGQQGRTDLQAVELGELAVIEEYLPKKLSPDELKARLQEIIQRVGAASAKDMGKVMGVANKELSGQADGKDIAATVKELLS comes from the coding sequence ATGAGTCTGAAAAAACGCATAGAAGAAGATATTAAAAACGCCATGAAGGCGCAGGATAAAGACAAACTGCGCGCGCTGCGTGCCATTAAGTCGTTAATTTTATTGGCAGAAACCGCAGAAGGCCGAAGCGGCGAACTTACACCCGAAGAGGAGCTGAAACTGTTGGTAAAAGCCGCCAAGCAGCGCAAAGATTCCGCCGAAATCTACGGGCAACAAGGCAGAACCGACCTGCAAGCCGTTGAATTGGGCGAGCTTGCCGTTATTGAAGAATATTTGCCGAAAAAATTATCTCCCGACGAATTGAAAGCCCGTTTACAGGAAATTATTCAGCGCGTGGGTGCTGCCTCTGCCAAAGATATGGGCAAAGTGATGGGTGTGGCAAACAAAGAGTTGAGCGGACAGGCAGACGGTAAAGACATTGCCGCAACAGTGAAAGAACTACTCAGTTAA
- a CDS encoding pyridoxine 5'-phosphate synthase: MTRLSVNINKVATLRNARGGNNPNVLQVALDCERFGAQGITVHPRPDERHIRYQDVLDLKPVLTTEFNIEGNPKDRYMDLVLQVKPHQATLVPDAENVLTSNAGWNTVEYQAYLTDIISELKKHGIRTSIFVDPVEAMIEGAAKTGTDRIELYTEQYAKQFHGNPAEAVAPYVRCAKLAKELGLGVNAGHDLDLHNLRYLQQQIPFLDEVSIGHALICDAIYYGLENTIRLYRRQLEN, translated from the coding sequence ATGACACGACTGAGTGTAAATATCAATAAGGTAGCTACTTTGCGCAATGCGCGCGGCGGCAATAACCCCAATGTACTGCAAGTTGCTTTAGACTGCGAACGCTTTGGCGCTCAGGGCATTACAGTGCACCCGCGCCCCGATGAGCGACACATTCGCTATCAGGATGTGTTAGACCTGAAACCCGTGCTGACCACGGAATTTAACATAGAGGGCAACCCCAAAGACCGCTATATGGATTTGGTATTGCAGGTGAAGCCGCATCAGGCAACGCTTGTGCCCGATGCAGAAAATGTGCTTACTTCTAATGCAGGTTGGAATACGGTTGAATATCAGGCATATCTGACCGATATCATCAGCGAGCTGAAAAAGCACGGTATCCGTACCTCTATTTTTGTTGACCCTGTGGAAGCCATGATTGAGGGAGCAGCCAAAACCGGTACCGACCGCATCGAGCTTTACACGGAGCAATATGCAAAGCAGTTTCATGGCAACCCCGCAGAAGCAGTTGCGCCTTATGTTCGCTGTGCCAAACTTGCCAAAGAATTGGGCTTGGGAGTAAATGCCGGACACGACCTTGATTTGCACAACCTTCGCTATTTGCAGCAGCAGATTCCGTTCTTAGATGAAGTTTCCATCGGCCATGCGCTGATTTGCGATGCGATTTACTATGGTCTGGAAAATACAATACGCCTTTACAGAAGACAATTGGAAAACTAA
- a CDS encoding putative quinol monooxygenase, with the protein MLIRIVRMTFQPDKTTDFLAIFEASKHKIRHFDGCRYLALLQDAQNPAIYTTYSLWESPDHLEKYRQSELFQNTWAATKALFADKPLAFSHFQAQEIA; encoded by the coding sequence ATGCTTATCCGCATTGTACGCATGACTTTTCAGCCTGATAAAACAACCGACTTTTTGGCAATTTTTGAAGCCTCTAAACATAAAATCCGTCACTTTGACGGTTGCCGCTATTTGGCGCTGCTGCAAGATGCACAAAACCCTGCGATTTACACCACTTACAGCCTCTGGGAAAGCCCCGACCATTTGGAAAAGTACCGACAGTCGGAATTATTCCAAAACACATGGGCGGCAACAAAAGCCTTATTTGCAGACAAACCGTTGGCATTCAGTCATTTTCAGGCTCAGGAAATAGCATAG
- a CDS encoding sterol desaturase family protein, translating into MELYGQILLIAMPIFLLAVLLEKWYGWYKGKDTYRNMDMISSLSSGITNVVKDVLGLSVSIITYSWMVEHLAVFKIESTVLTVIVAFVALDFSGYWVHRIAHQVNFFWNKHAIHHSSEDFNLACALRQSISSFVNLFTFFLLPAAIVGVPANVIAIVAPIHLFAQFWYHTQHIGKMGWLEHIIVTPSHHRVHHAINPEYLDKNHSQIFIIWDKLFGTFQEELPNVPAVYGITRPSATWNPIKINFQHLWLLTKDAWRAESWWDKVRIWFMPTGWRPADVAAKYPVRKIEDIYHYEKYEPESSAALKAWAWVQFAVVTTLVFYMFGNLATIGMPMLFYYGGFVFLSIYAYTELMDKNPYALVWEAIKVAYGVGVILITGDWFNMSNVFPLGKYLIIAYFVLSLAVTAWFVAIDFKRETSEKIATV; encoded by the coding sequence ATGGAGCTGTACGGTCAAATTCTACTGATTGCAATGCCCATTTTCCTGCTGGCTGTTCTGCTGGAAAAATGGTACGGATGGTACAAAGGCAAAGATACCTATCGCAACATGGACATGATTTCCAGTTTAAGTTCGGGTATCACCAACGTAGTAAAAGATGTGCTCGGCCTAAGCGTTTCTATCATCACGTATAGTTGGATGGTGGAACATCTGGCCGTTTTCAAAATTGAATCCACCGTATTAACAGTTATTGTAGCATTTGTAGCCCTTGATTTCAGCGGCTATTGGGTGCACCGCATTGCGCATCAGGTCAATTTCTTTTGGAACAAACACGCCATTCATCACAGCAGCGAAGATTTCAACCTTGCCTGTGCTTTGCGCCAAAGCATTTCCTCATTTGTCAATTTGTTTACATTCTTTTTATTGCCGGCAGCCATTGTGGGAGTTCCTGCCAATGTAATTGCCATTGTAGCACCTATTCATTTGTTTGCTCAGTTTTGGTATCATACGCAGCATATCGGCAAAATGGGATGGCTGGAACATATCATCGTAACCCCTTCGCACCATCGCGTACACCATGCCATCAACCCCGAATATTTAGACAAAAATCACTCGCAGATTTTTATCATCTGGGACAAATTATTCGGCACATTTCAGGAAGAACTCCCCAATGTTCCCGCGGTGTATGGCATCACGCGCCCTTCTGCTACATGGAATCCGATTAAAATTAACTTTCAGCACTTGTGGCTTCTGACAAAGGATGCATGGCGTGCCGAAAGTTGGTGGGACAAAGTGCGCATATGGTTTATGCCAACAGGATGGCGGCCGGCTGATGTGGCGGCCAAATATCCGGTGCGAAAAATAGAAGACATCTACCACTACGAAAAATACGAACCTGAAAGCTCGGCCGCATTAAAAGCGTGGGCATGGGTACAATTTGCAGTCGTTACTACTTTGGTGTTTTACATGTTCGGCAATTTGGCAACCATTGGTATGCCGATGCTTTTCTATTACGGCGGCTTTGTGTTTTTAAGCATTTATGCCTATACGGAATTGATGGATAAAAATCCGTATGCGCTTGTTTGGGAGGCAATAAAAGTTGCTTATGGCGTGGGGGTAATTCTTATTACGGGGGACTGGTTCAACATGAGCAATGTATTTCCTCTCGGAAAATACCTCATCATTGCTTATTTTGTTCTTTCGCTGGCCGTTACGGCATGGTTTGTAGCTATAGACTTCAAGCGCGAAACATCTGAAAAAATCGCAACAGTCTGA